TTATCATTTATTTTCACCAGTTTTCCAGGATTGTTAATTTCTTTGCCAGCTGCGGTCATGGGGCTAGTCATGGGGATTGCCTACCGGAAACAAAAATCTCCCCGACATGTTCTCGTGCTTGGAATGGTGACACAGCTTGCTTTTATATTTGTCAGTATTGGGCTTGTCTTGGCCATTACACAAACTAATCCGGTAAATGATATGATTAAGGGGATGGGTGAGCTATCGAATCAGATGCTTACCGAAATGCAAGGGCAGGTAGATAATTCGATTAAGCAGCTTCCGCCTGATCAGCAGAACGGAATGCAGGGAAAACAGCTTACACGGGTTAAGGAATCACTTGAGAGCATGAAAGTGCAACTCCCTGCTTTGATTTCCGCGATCATTCCTGGAATGTTAATTTCATCGTCGTTGCTAGCGGCATTGATTAACCATGCGCTTTTCCGAAAGGTTTTGCAACGAATGGGCACGCAAATTCAGGCGCTTCCTGCTTTACATAATTTGCGCTTTCCTCGTTCCATTTTGTATTATTATCTTATTGTACTCTTTTTGTTTATGATACCGGAGCTGCACACGTACCGCTTCCTTTACACGGTAGCATTAAATGTAATGATTGTGCTTCAGCTTTTGTTTGCTGTTCAGGCATTGGGCTTTGTTGCATACTGGATTCATAAACGAAATATAAGCAAAGGTCTTCTGATTCTTGCGGTCATCTTATTCCTAATTCCGCCGTTTACCTATATACTACTTTTAATAGGGGTTTTGGATGTAGGATTTAACCTGCGGAATCGATTCTTCAATAATAGGAGCTGAGTATATGCCGAAGTTCCTGGCAAAACGCTGGTTTGGCTCGCATATGATCCTCGCTCTCGTTTTTTGCTTGCTGGCAGCCGGATTACTTACCGTGTACGTACAATGGCTGTTTGCGGTAGTGGGATTTGTCGTCATTGCAGGCAGTGGATATCTTGCGTTTCGTAACCAGCGGCTTTTTCGTGATGAGATGGAAGCCTATATTTCGACACTGGGTCATCGCATCAAAAAAGCGGGGGATGAAGTAATTAATGAAATGCCGTTCGGGATCGTACTTTATAATGAAGATAAAACCATCGAATGGCACAATCCATATCTGCAACGGATAACGGAAAACGAGAACTTGATTGGTGAATCGCTGCTTGATGTATTTCCGACGCTGACAGATATGAAAGACAATGAGCTACAGACAGAGATTACGTACCGTCAACGCATCTATGAAATCCTGCACCGTCCAGAAGAGAGACTGCTTTATTTCAAGGATGTGACTGAATTCCGGGAATTGCAGATGCATTATAATGAAGAGAAGCTAGTATTGGCTATCGTGCATCTCGATAACCTGGATGAAGTGGCGCAGGGGATGGATGAGCAGAGTCGTAGTCTTCTGTTGACAAATGTAACGGGCGCGATTACGAAATGGGCTCAGAACTACGGTATTTATTTGCGGCGTTTTTCTTCTGACAAGTTCCTCGCAGTATTCGATCAGGGAACATTGGAGCAGTTGGAAGCCACTCGTTTCGATATTCTGGATGTCGTACGAGAGATGACCAGCAAGAATAAAATTCCGATCACGTTAAGTATCGGCGTAGGTGCGGGCATCGATACATTTATCGAGCTGGGCGAGATGGCGCAGTCAAGTTTGGATATGGCATTGGGTCGCGGCGGAGACCAGGCGGCAGTCAAAATTAAAGACAAAATTACATTCTATGGTGGCAAATCAAACGCTGTAGAAAAGCGAAACCGGGTACGTGCCCGAGTGATTTCTCACGCATTGCGAGATTTAATGCTAGAAAGCGATCTCGTTCTCATTATGGGTCACAAGATGCCGGATATGGATGCCATTGGCGCCGCCATTGGTGTGCTGAAGGCAGTGCATGCGGCGCAGAAGCAAGGCTATATCGTACTTGATGAGAGCAACCCTGCTATTGAGCGTCTCATGCAGGAAGTAGAGGAACACGAATATCTGGATGATTATTTTATTACAAGCGATCAGGCAGTACAGATGGTAACGAGACGTACGCTGGTCGTCGTCGTAGATACTCATCGTCCGTCAATGACGATTGAGCCCCGTTTATTAAATGCCACGAATAAGGTGGTCCTTATTGACCATCATCGCCGCTCGGCAGAATTTATCGCTGACCCGGTGCTTATCTATCTGGAGCCGTACGCTTCGTCCACCAGTGAGCTCGTTACGGAGTTGCTACAGTATCAGGGGGAAAACTTGAAACTTGATGTATTAGAGGCAACGGCGTTGCTTGCTGGTATTGTAGTCGATACGAAAAGCTTCGCATTCCGTACCGGTTCGCGGACATTTGAAGCCGCATCCTTTCTGCGGCGCAAAGGTGCCGATACGTCATTGGTGCAGGTGCTGCTGAAAGAAGATTTAACCCAATATATTCGGCGATCCGAGATTGTCCAGCATACAGAAGTTCTAGGCGGCTCGATTGCTATCGCAACAGGAAAAGAGAATGAAAAATATGGGCAGTTGCTTATTGCGCAGGCAGCAGATACACTGCTTACAATGGCGGGTATCGAAGCATCGTTTGTTGTCTGTCGCAGGCCGGATGACCTGATCGCCATCAGCGCACGTTCCCTGGGCGATTTTAATGTCCAGGTGGTTATGGAGCAGATGGGAGGCGGCGGCCATTTAAATAATGCGGCGACGCAGTTGAAAGATGTGACCGTGGCCGAGGCGGTGGAACAGCTCAAGCAAGTGCTTAAGAATTACCAAGGGGGGAAACTGAAATGAAAGTAATTTTACTGCAAGATGTAAAAGGACAGGGCAAAAAAGGGGAAGTCAAGGAAGTTTCCGAAGGGTATGCTCGTAACTTCCTGTTGAAGAAAGGTCTAGCGAAGGAAGCGACACCAGGCAATATGAAGATGCAGGAAGCCCATAAGAAGAGTGAAGAAAAGCGTAAACAGGAAGAGCTGGAAGAAGCGAAGAAAGTAGCGAAGGTAATGGAGGAAACGACGATTACCATTAAGGCCAAGTCCGGCGAAGGCGGGCGCTTGTTCGGTGGTGTAAGCTCCAAGCAAATCGCTGAAGAATTGAAAAAAGCGAATTTTAAGGTGGATAAACGTAAAATTGAACTGCCTGAACCGATTCGCACTCTTGGCTACACAAATGTGCCAATCAAATTGCATCAGGAAGTTACAGCGACAGTGAAGGTGCATGTCGTTGAAGAATAGAATTGAGGGATAGACCATGAGTGATATTTTCCTCGATCGTATTCCACCCCAAAACATGGAGGCCGAACAGGCCGTTTTGGGGGCTATTTTTTTGGAGCGGGAAGCGCTGATTACAGCTACGGATATTTTGGCGGCAGAGGATTTCTATCGGACCTCTCATCAGCGTATCTTTCAGGTAATGGTAGATTTAGGGGAGCGTAACGAGCCGGTCGACCTTGTTACAGTAACAGCGGAGCTAGAGAACCGCAAACAGCTTGATGAGGTAGGTGGCGTCTCATATTTAACCGATTTGGCTACATCAGTACCGACTGCATCCAATGTAGGATACTATGCCCGAATCGTAGAGGAGAAGTCGACCTTGCGAAGGTTAATCCGTGCGGCTACGAAAATTGTAACGGACGGATATACGGCGGGTGAAGACGTGCCTGGTCTGCTGAGCGATGCCGAGAAGACGATCATGCAAATCTCTCAGCGCCAACGGACGTCAAGCTTCCAGCACATTAAAGACGTGTTGATGGATACGTATGAACATATTGAGACACTGTCTAACAATAAAGGGGAAATTACCGGGTTACCGAGCGGCTATCCAGACCTTGATAAGATGACAGCGGGCCTTAAGCCTTCCGAGCTTATTATACTGGCTGCCCGGCCAGCGGTGGGAAAGACAGCATTTGCACTGAATGTGGCGCAGAACGTGGCGGCACGAGCCGGAGCGCCGGTCGCTATCTTCAGTCTGGAGATGTCAGCAACACAGCTGGTACAGCGGATGATCTGTGCAGAAGGTAATATTGATGCCCAGCGTATGCGAACCGGTTATTTCGCCGAAGAGGACTGGCATAAGCTCACGATGGCAATAGGAACACTAGCGAATGCACCTATTTATATCGATGATACGCCGGGGATTACGATAAGTGAAATCCGTTCGAAATGCCGTCGTCTCAAAGCAGAGGCCGGACTGGGATTAATTCTTATCGATTACCTGCAACTGATTACCGGACGAAAGGGAGGCGGCGGTGACAACCGTCAACAAGAAATATCGGAGATCTCCCGGACGTTGAAGCTGATTGCCCGTGAATTGGAATGCCCGGTCATTGCTCTGTCTCAGCTTAGCCGTGCGGTAGAGCAGCGTCAGGATAAGCGCCCGATGCTTTCGGATATTCGCGAAAGCGGAAGTATAGAGCAGGATGCGGACATGGTTGCTTTTCTGTATAGGGATGACTATTATGATAAAGAAACCGAACGTAAAAATATTATCGAAGTGATTATCGGTAAGCAGCGGAGTGGTCCTACGGGTACGGTTGAGTTGGCTTTTCTCAAGGAATATAACAAATTCGTCAGTCTCAGCCAGCACGATGCGCCCGGTTAATCGTGAATGACCAATGTATAGATTTTTAAAAAATCCCTATCCTATCTGATAGGGATTTTCTTCTGTTCTATCTGGCATTCTCGAACAAATTGTAGCTTGAAAACCCGATTGTTCGGTTTTTATTGACAGAAAGAAACACCGTTGCTAAACTTAATATGTTAGAAAAGTAGGAGGTGCCCAGCCAATGTCAACCGTAGTAGTTGTAGGAACCCAGTGGGGGGACGAAGGAAAAGGAAAAATCACTGACTTCCTCGCGGAGAAAGCGGAAGTCGTCGCGCGTTATCAAGGTGGAAACAATGCGGGTCATACCATTGTTTTTGGCGGGACAAAATATAAATTACACTTAATTCCTTCAGGGATTTTTTACAAAGAGAAAATTTGCGTAATCGGAAACGGTATGGTTGTTAATCCGAAAGCTTTAGTAGAAGAATTAGATTACTTACATAGCAACGGCGTAAGCACGGATAATCTGCGCATCAGTGATCGTGCGCATGTCATTATGCCCTATCACATGAAGCTCGATGCGGCCGAAGAAGCAAAAAAGGGTGAAAATAAAATCGGCACGACGCTTAAAGGCATCGGGCCTGCATATATGGATAAATCTGCTCGTATTGGCATTCGTATCGCTGATTTGATGGATAAAGACGTATTCGAAAAAAAGCTTCGCCGTAACCTGGAAGAAAAGAACCGTTTATTCGAGAAATACTATGAAACAGAAGGCTTCACAGTTGAAGAGATTCTCGAAGAATATATGCAATATGTAGAACGCATTCGTCCGTATGTAATGGATACATCTGTTGTATTGAATGATGCGATCGATGCAGGCAAGCGTGTATTGTTCGAAGGTGCGCAAGGCGTTATGCTTGATATTGATCAAGGAACGTATCCGTTCGTAACGTCTTCCAATCCGGTAGCAGGTGGCGTATGTATCGGTTCCGGTGTAGGTCCGACGAAAATCCACCACGTAGTGGGTGTGGCAAAGGCGTATACGAGCCGTGTTGGTGATGGTCCGTTCCCGACAGAGCTGCACGATGAAGTAGGAAATCAGATCCGTGAAGTCGGACGTGAATACGGTACGACAACAGGCCGTCCACGCCGCGTAGGCTGGTTCGACAGCGTAGTGGTGCGCCATGCACGCCGCGTTAGCGGAATCACGGCATTGTCCTTGAACTCACTTGATGTGCTGAGCGGATTGAAAACAGTGAAAATCTGCGCCGCATACCGTTATAAAGGCGAGATTATTGAGCATTACCCGGCTAATTTAAATGTATTGGCTGAGTGTGAACCGGTATACGAAGAGTTGCCAGGCTGGGATGAAGATATTACAGGTGTCCGCTCTCTTGATGAACTGCCGGCGAATGCGCGTCACTATGTAGAGCGTATCACGCAATTAACAGGGATTCCGCTTTCCACTTTCTCGGTGGGACCGGGTCGTGAACAAACGAATATCGTGCGTAGCGTATACGCGCTGTAAAATAAAAGAGACACATACAATAAGACTCTGGTTGTTTAGAAACCAGAGTCTTATTTCCTTTTACTTATGTCAATTCGTGTCGAAATGTGTCATTTTTCCTTGCCATACCATTCTTCCAATGATACCATAAAGAAGTGTTTGGAAGACAAAGTGTGGAGACACAGATCCAGGTGTCTCATTTTGTGTATAAAATTGCTCAATTAACTAAAGATAAACAGAGACAAAGGGATAC
The Aneurinibacillus migulanus genome window above contains:
- a CDS encoding YybS family protein; protein product: MKNWSEAPVRSNVRAILEGAFMSAIFLVLFFVAFYTPLSVIAAFALPVPFSIYGYRHNTRMGVLTVLVAAILSFIFTSFPGLLISLPAAVMGLVMGIAYRKQKSPRHVLVLGMVTQLAFIFVSIGLVLAITQTNPVNDMIKGMGELSNQMLTEMQGQVDNSIKQLPPDQQNGMQGKQLTRVKESLESMKVQLPALISAIIPGMLISSSLLAALINHALFRKVLQRMGTQIQALPALHNLRFPRSILYYYLIVLFLFMIPELHTYRFLYTVALNVMIVLQLLFAVQALGFVAYWIHKRNISKGLLILAVILFLIPPFTYILLLIGVLDVGFNLRNRFFNNRS
- a CDS encoding DHH family phosphoesterase; its protein translation is MPKFLAKRWFGSHMILALVFCLLAAGLLTVYVQWLFAVVGFVVIAGSGYLAFRNQRLFRDEMEAYISTLGHRIKKAGDEVINEMPFGIVLYNEDKTIEWHNPYLQRITENENLIGESLLDVFPTLTDMKDNELQTEITYRQRIYEILHRPEERLLYFKDVTEFRELQMHYNEEKLVLAIVHLDNLDEVAQGMDEQSRSLLLTNVTGAITKWAQNYGIYLRRFSSDKFLAVFDQGTLEQLEATRFDILDVVREMTSKNKIPITLSIGVGAGIDTFIELGEMAQSSLDMALGRGGDQAAVKIKDKITFYGGKSNAVEKRNRVRARVISHALRDLMLESDLVLIMGHKMPDMDAIGAAIGVLKAVHAAQKQGYIVLDESNPAIERLMQEVEEHEYLDDYFITSDQAVQMVTRRTLVVVVDTHRPSMTIEPRLLNATNKVVLIDHHRRSAEFIADPVLIYLEPYASSTSELVTELLQYQGENLKLDVLEATALLAGIVVDTKSFAFRTGSRTFEAASFLRRKGADTSLVQVLLKEDLTQYIRRSEIVQHTEVLGGSIAIATGKENEKYGQLLIAQAADTLLTMAGIEASFVVCRRPDDLIAISARSLGDFNVQVVMEQMGGGGHLNNAATQLKDVTVAEAVEQLKQVLKNYQGGKLK
- the rplI gene encoding 50S ribosomal protein L9, translating into MKVILLQDVKGQGKKGEVKEVSEGYARNFLLKKGLAKEATPGNMKMQEAHKKSEEKRKQEELEEAKKVAKVMEETTITIKAKSGEGGRLFGGVSSKQIAEELKKANFKVDKRKIELPEPIRTLGYTNVPIKLHQEVTATVKVHVVEE
- the dnaB gene encoding replicative DNA helicase; translated protein: MSDIFLDRIPPQNMEAEQAVLGAIFLEREALITATDILAAEDFYRTSHQRIFQVMVDLGERNEPVDLVTVTAELENRKQLDEVGGVSYLTDLATSVPTASNVGYYARIVEEKSTLRRLIRAATKIVTDGYTAGEDVPGLLSDAEKTIMQISQRQRTSSFQHIKDVLMDTYEHIETLSNNKGEITGLPSGYPDLDKMTAGLKPSELIILAARPAVGKTAFALNVAQNVAARAGAPVAIFSLEMSATQLVQRMICAEGNIDAQRMRTGYFAEEDWHKLTMAIGTLANAPIYIDDTPGITISEIRSKCRRLKAEAGLGLILIDYLQLITGRKGGGGDNRQQEISEISRTLKLIARELECPVIALSQLSRAVEQRQDKRPMLSDIRESGSIEQDADMVAFLYRDDYYDKETERKNIIEVIIGKQRSGPTGTVELAFLKEYNKFVSLSQHDAPG
- a CDS encoding adenylosuccinate synthase, which gives rise to MSTVVVVGTQWGDEGKGKITDFLAEKAEVVARYQGGNNAGHTIVFGGTKYKLHLIPSGIFYKEKICVIGNGMVVNPKALVEELDYLHSNGVSTDNLRISDRAHVIMPYHMKLDAAEEAKKGENKIGTTLKGIGPAYMDKSARIGIRIADLMDKDVFEKKLRRNLEEKNRLFEKYYETEGFTVEEILEEYMQYVERIRPYVMDTSVVLNDAIDAGKRVLFEGAQGVMLDIDQGTYPFVTSSNPVAGGVCIGSGVGPTKIHHVVGVAKAYTSRVGDGPFPTELHDEVGNQIREVGREYGTTTGRPRRVGWFDSVVVRHARRVSGITALSLNSLDVLSGLKTVKICAAYRYKGEIIEHYPANLNVLAECEPVYEELPGWDEDITGVRSLDELPANARHYVERITQLTGIPLSTFSVGPGREQTNIVRSVYAL